One genomic window of Bacillus sp. Marseille-P3661 includes the following:
- the trhA gene encoding PAQR family membrane homeostasis protein TrhA — MSTTHTFSKHEEIVNSITHGIGALLSIAALVLLIVFSYSQGTLLHVISFSIFGSTMLLLYVSSTLVHSFPPGKAKDIFEIMDHASIYLFIAGTYTPFLFIVIKGWLGWTLFGVIWGMAILGVVFKIFFVKRFLYLSTVIYLLMGWLIVFAWKPLVSILPTGGVIWLVLGGILYSIGTIFYMWRGFKFHHAVWHLFVLAGSIAHFFAILLYVLPIQG, encoded by the coding sequence ATGTCTACAACTCACACTTTTTCAAAACATGAAGAAATAGTAAATTCAATTACTCACGGTATTGGTGCATTACTTAGTATAGCCGCATTAGTACTGCTTATCGTTTTTTCTTATTCACAAGGTACATTACTACATGTTATCAGCTTTTCAATATTTGGAAGCACGATGCTGTTGCTTTATGTATCTTCAACTTTAGTCCATAGTTTCCCACCTGGAAAAGCTAAGGATATATTCGAAATAATGGACCATGCATCCATTTATCTTTTTATTGCAGGTACTTACACTCCATTTTTATTTATTGTCATCAAAGGCTGGCTTGGATGGACATTATTTGGAGTTATTTGGGGTATGGCTATTCTTGGTGTTGTTTTTAAAATATTTTTTGTAAAACGATTCCTTTACTTATCGACCGTTATTTACTTGCTAATGGGTTGGCTAATTGTCTTCGCATGGAAACCACTTGTTTCTATTTTACCAACTGGTGGGGTTATTTGGTTAGTTTTAGGTGGAATTCTTTACTCAATCGGTACAATTTTTTATATGTGGCGCGGCTTTAAATTTCATCATGCAGTATGGCATTTATTTGTGTTAGCTGGCTCCATTGCTCATTTCTTTGCAATTTTACTTTATGTATTGCCAATTCAAGGCTAA
- a CDS encoding atypical membrane-integrating protein (Mistic protein) — protein sequence MRVTSDENKKLSDAIDQMQEGLDTFIELYNQSEEDKPFLGLDDEVMDMIQTATKVLGADVVNQKVNTIIKEVLSLLPLDDYRNEHTDDEDTE from the coding sequence GTGAGAGTAACAAGTGACGAAAATAAAAAACTAAGTGATGCCATTGATCAGATGCAAGAGGGACTAGATACATTTATTGAGTTATATAATCAATCCGAGGAAGATAAACCTTTTCTTGGCTTAGATGACGAAGTTATGGATATGATCCAAACCGCCACTAAAGTATTAGGAGCAGACGTTGTTAATCAAAAAGTAAACACGATCATTAAAGAAGTTCTTTCTTTATTACCACTTGATGATTATCGAAACGAACATACAGATGACGAAGATACAGAATAA
- a CDS encoding DUF2935 domain-containing protein, with translation MAYVNEALFEHRFWLQILGDHARFIHSALAPKEIEYIEIAKQHQTVFDDLLQTARTIHSQEEVVQLSKVAIKQGNALRNFKLQLIREMLVGKVSIHLTVTFVNHMVNELEEYMRILHFLMDKKQPPKVHVLHHHLLWLIDAAGHAGAINDQMDQTEKAIKEKSHDFTIKFEAFYLKAVEMTGYLRANIDQFPALKRLNNDTEVAIKIFQQFLAELEEMEMNHEILSSFTPLMADHMYREECYHLTKVAQVSELEQPKCDPTTPRNETS, from the coding sequence ATGGCATATGTAAATGAAGCGCTATTTGAGCATCGGTTTTGGCTGCAAATACTTGGAGATCATGCTCGTTTTATTCATTCGGCGCTAGCACCAAAAGAAATAGAGTATATCGAGATAGCTAAACAGCACCAAACTGTTTTTGATGACTTACTACAAACTGCTCGAACCATTCATTCTCAAGAAGAAGTGGTTCAATTGTCGAAGGTCGCAATTAAACAAGGCAATGCATTACGAAACTTTAAATTACAATTAATTCGTGAAATGTTAGTTGGAAAGGTATCGATTCATTTAACTGTCACATTTGTGAATCATATGGTGAATGAGCTTGAAGAATATATGCGGATCCTTCATTTCTTAATGGATAAAAAGCAACCACCTAAAGTACATGTACTACATCATCATTTATTATGGCTCATAGATGCTGCCGGCCACGCAGGGGCAATTAATGATCAAATGGATCAAACTGAAAAAGCTATAAAAGAAAAGAGCCATGACTTTACGATTAAATTTGAAGCTTTTTACCTGAAGGCAGTTGAAATGACAGGCTATTTAAGGGCAAACATTGATCAATTCCCGGCATTAAAGCGATTAAATAATGATACAGAAGTAGCAATTAAGATTTTTCAACAATTTTTAGCTGAGCTTGAGGAAATGGAAATGAATCATGAAATCCTTTCATCATTCACTCCGTTAATGGCAGATCATATGTATCGCGAGGAATGTTATCATTTAACAAAGGTTGCACAAGTTTCAGAACTTGAACAACCTAAATGTGATCCTACAACCCCAAGAAACGAAACATCATAA
- a CDS encoding metallophosphoesterase family protein, translating into MKICVMGDTHIPKRAKHFPQKLIEYLQMVDLIIHVGDWLKLDVYDELVKYAPVEGVYGNVDGDDIKSKFPAKKILHLMDYKIGIVHGHGKGKTTEKRALEAFQEDDVDIIIFGHSHIPLMKKMGDLLLFNPGSPTDKRKQPEYSFGLITINEEITAEHVFFSKLT; encoded by the coding sequence ATGAAAATTTGTGTAATGGGTGATACGCATATTCCAAAAAGAGCCAAGCATTTTCCGCAGAAATTGATTGAATATCTACAAATGGTTGATTTAATTATTCATGTGGGAGATTGGCTCAAATTGGATGTCTATGATGAGTTAGTTAAATACGCACCTGTAGAAGGTGTTTACGGAAATGTAGATGGTGACGATATTAAAAGTAAATTTCCAGCTAAGAAAATTCTACATTTAATGGATTATAAAATTGGGATTGTACACGGTCACGGTAAAGGTAAAACGACAGAAAAACGAGCTTTAGAGGCATTTCAAGAAGACGATGTGGACATAATTATTTTTGGTCATTCGCATATTCCCCTTATGAAAAAAATGGGTGATCTATTGTTATTTAATCCTGGCTCCCCAACAGATAAACGGAAACAACCGGAATATTCCTTTGGACTCATCACAATAAATGAGGAGATTACGGCTGAACATGTATTTTTTAGTAAGCTAACTTGA
- a CDS encoding ZIP family metal transporter: MWLAIFWGGVAGSAVLVGALFGIYFKLPSKLIALIMAYGTGILIGAASFELLLDAIENGGRTATVVGFISGATLFTAFEFIIAKKGGHHRKRSSSNPVGHSGLAIFVGTILDAIPESVILGVSLLKDGSVSWALLAAIFLSNFPEGLSSTHGLKKDGYSNKKIVFLWAFVFLLAAFGSFSGFYFLKDTSEVYIASIGAFAAGGIIAMVSSTMMPEAFEEGGPIVGMIAALGLLTSLMLS; this comes from the coding sequence ATGTGGTTAGCAATTTTTTGGGGAGGTGTTGCAGGTTCTGCAGTATTGGTCGGTGCACTTTTTGGGATATATTTTAAACTTCCAAGCAAATTAATTGCACTTATTATGGCATACGGCACCGGAATATTAATAGGTGCTGCTTCATTTGAATTATTATTGGATGCAATCGAGAACGGAGGTCGTACTGCAACAGTAGTTGGCTTTATCAGCGGTGCTACTTTGTTTACAGCTTTCGAATTCATCATTGCTAAAAAAGGTGGTCATCATCGGAAACGGTCATCAAGTAACCCTGTTGGACATTCAGGTCTCGCTATTTTTGTCGGTACAATTTTAGATGCGATCCCCGAATCTGTTATTCTAGGTGTCAGCTTACTAAAAGATGGCTCTGTTAGCTGGGCTCTGTTAGCAGCTATATTTTTGAGCAATTTTCCAGAAGGCTTATCCTCTACCCATGGCCTAAAAAAGGATGGATATTCCAATAAGAAAATAGTCTTTTTATGGGCATTTGTCTTTTTGTTAGCTGCTTTTGGTTCCTTTTCTGGATTTTACTTTTTAAAGGATACATCTGAAGTTTATATTGCCTCAATCGGTGCATTTGCCGCAGGAGGTATTATTGCCATGGTATCATCGACAATGATGCCTGAAGCATTCGAGGAAGGCGGACCTATTGTCGGAATGATTGCAGCTCTTGGACTACTAACATCCTTAATGTTATCTTAA
- a CDS encoding stage VI sporulation protein F yields MQNNNMFGNIEKKTGVNMNDIMKLANSLSTANFKDEKTVRQVIRQVSQLAGKRVSKEKEDMIVKSILNNNMPMDLNSLSKMIDKK; encoded by the coding sequence ATGCAAAATAATAATATGTTTGGAAATATTGAAAAGAAAACCGGAGTTAATATGAATGATATTATGAAATTAGCTAATTCATTGTCAACAGCAAACTTCAAAGATGAAAAAACTGTAAGACAGGTAATTAGACAAGTGAGCCAATTAGCTGGAAAGCGTGTTTCTAAAGAAAAAGAAGATATGATTGTAAAGTCAATCCTTAATAATAATATGCCTATGGATCTAAATTCATTGTCAAAAATGATCGATAAGAAATAA
- a CDS encoding DUF4931 domain-containing protein: MKTHLVFNSSIASNKPNSILNTDINCPFCERDLLTDIMDTDYPIILLKNKYPTLENTFQTVIIETDVCHSELSEYSKEHLYQLITFGIKHWKEMISSGKYKSVLFFKNHGPYSGGSIRHPHMQIVGLEHIDYLNNVQDYHFDGTIIKKEPEVEFNISDHPRMGSFEFNVILNHSEGIKTFADYIQTATHYVLNYFNRHCNSYNLFFYELHEKIAVKIIPRFSTSPLFVGYSIPQVSNKVDKVASQIKDLYFNK, from the coding sequence ATGAAAACCCATTTAGTATTCAACTCATCGATCGCATCAAACAAACCCAATAGTATACTGAATACGGATATTAACTGTCCATTTTGCGAACGTGATTTATTGACAGACATAATGGATACAGACTATCCGATTATTTTGTTAAAAAATAAATATCCTACCTTAGAGAATACTTTTCAAACTGTTATTATCGAAACAGACGTATGTCACTCTGAATTATCAGAATACAGTAAAGAACATCTCTATCAGCTAATCACGTTTGGCATTAAACATTGGAAAGAAATGATTAGCAGTGGGAAATATAAATCCGTTCTCTTCTTTAAAAACCATGGACCGTATTCCGGAGGTTCAATTCGGCACCCCCACATGCAAATAGTTGGTCTCGAGCATATTGACTATTTGAATAATGTACAAGACTATCATTTCGATGGAACAATCATTAAAAAAGAACCTGAAGTTGAATTTAATATTTCAGATCACCCAAGAATGGGCTCGTTCGAATTTAATGTCATTTTAAATCATTCTGAAGGTATTAAAACGTTTGCCGATTACATTCAAACAGCTACCCATTATGTATTAAATTACTTTAATCGGCATTGCAATAGCTATAATCTTTTCTTTTATGAATTACATGAAAAAATTGCTGTTAAAATAATTCCTCGCTTTTCCACTTCACCATTATTCGTTGGATACTCAATCCCACAAGTATCCAATAAAGTTGATAAAGTTGCGAGTCAAATTAAAGACTTATATTTTAATAAGTAA
- a CDS encoding YozE family protein, protein MRKSFYQFILKYRSKKKGDELGAFAEEIYNDHAFPKYSMDYHEISSYLELNDTALNSVRLFDQVWDAYEQEVLN, encoded by the coding sequence GTGAGGAAATCTTTTTATCAATTTATTTTAAAGTATCGGTCTAAGAAAAAAGGGGACGAGCTAGGGGCGTTTGCAGAAGAAATCTATAACGATCATGCTTTTCCGAAATATTCAATGGATTATCATGAAATTAGTAGCTATTTAGAGCTTAATGATACTGCACTGAATTCTGTTAGACTTTTTGATCAGGTGTGGGATGCATATGAACAAGAGGTTCTTAATTAA
- a CDS encoding cell wall hydrolase encodes MVKHKFFNILSLVFILILLPITNQNNASAAQKVLQQGMTNGYVYDLQHRLQQNGVYDKNITGHFDVYTKQAVLNFQRNYGLTTDGIVGPNTWKKIYKYTLTENEIEILAKLVHGEARGESFEGKVAVAAVVLNRIDSNDFPSTVKDVVFEPQAFTAIADGQYYNRPNKDAYRAVYAALSGWDPSEGALFYFNPNTATSPWIWSRPQIKRIDKHIFAM; translated from the coding sequence GTGGTAAAACACAAATTCTTTAATATATTGTCATTGGTATTTATTTTAATTCTTCTACCCATCACTAATCAAAACAATGCAAGTGCAGCACAAAAAGTATTACAGCAAGGAATGACAAACGGTTATGTCTATGACCTACAACACCGACTTCAACAGAATGGTGTTTATGATAAAAATATAACTGGGCACTTTGATGTATATACAAAACAAGCTGTTTTGAACTTCCAAAGAAATTATGGTCTTACTACGGACGGAATTGTCGGACCAAATACATGGAAGAAAATTTATAAATATACACTAACTGAAAATGAAATTGAAATACTAGCAAAATTAGTCCATGGCGAGGCACGTGGTGAGTCGTTTGAAGGAAAGGTCGCTGTTGCTGCTGTTGTTTTAAACCGAATTGACTCCAACGACTTCCCTTCTACAGTTAAAGATGTCGTGTTTGAACCGCAAGCATTTACAGCCATTGCGGATGGTCAGTATTATAATCGACCTAATAAAGACGCGTATCGTGCTGTATACGCTGCATTAAGCGGTTGGGATCCATCAGAAGGAGCACTTTTCTATTTTAATCCAAATACTGCTACATCACCATGGATTTGGTCAAGACCGCAAATTAAAAGAATTGATAAGCATATCTTTGCTATGTAA
- a CDS encoding globin domain-containing protein: MSFEVPYDLIGGEETLDKLVNAFYPKVYAHPDLAPLFEGEMAEIMRKQKMFLTQFLGGPALYSMEFGAPAMRARHMPFEITPTRAKAWLACMKEAMDDIELDGPIRKEFYDRLTQVAGIMINTPDNE; encoded by the coding sequence ATGAGTTTTGAAGTTCCGTACGATTTAATTGGTGGCGAGGAAACCCTCGATAAACTAGTAAATGCTTTTTATCCAAAGGTATATGCGCATCCAGATTTAGCACCTCTATTTGAAGGTGAAATGGCGGAAATAATGAGAAAGCAAAAAATGTTTTTAACTCAATTTTTAGGGGGACCTGCTTTATATAGCATGGAATTTGGGGCACCAGCTATGAGAGCTCGCCATATGCCATTTGAAATTACACCAACACGTGCAAAAGCATGGCTAGCATGCATGAAAGAAGCGATGGATGACATCGAATTAGATGGGCCTATACGAAAAGAATTTTATGATCGATTAACACAAGTTGCTGGGATCATGATTAACACGCCTGATAATGAATAA
- a CDS encoding VanW family protein, which translates to MIYTWLTLLFLLYQQFHIPDNITITENGKTVESVNRQEFTIPLTDTFIDVEKYNEFVNNIESKIYKEPTNASLDDNGIITPEQTGYKLNRQAFGDQFYSYFFNNGPATIEIPGLVVFPKVDSELLASIKTKQIGYYITFFNSRNKERSHNIELATQAINNHVVFPGETFSFNSVVGKRTKDKGYLPAPVIVRGELTEGIGGGICQVSSTLFNAVDRAGLSIGERYSHSKRVPYVPEGRDATVSWYGPDFTFHNKHNQPILIRAKAIHGKMIVTVYSSDVIDNAPRKVENAPKKLPKEIKEKQQFPDALFHH; encoded by the coding sequence ATGATTTATACATGGTTAACTCTACTTTTTCTACTTTATCAACAATTTCATATACCTGATAATATTACAATTACTGAAAATGGAAAAACCGTCGAAAGCGTGAACCGCCAAGAGTTTACGATACCCTTAACTGACACTTTTATCGACGTAGAGAAGTACAATGAGTTTGTAAATAACATCGAGAGCAAGATCTATAAAGAACCTACTAATGCTTCCCTTGACGATAATGGCATCATTACCCCGGAGCAAACCGGTTACAAATTAAATCGCCAAGCATTCGGGGATCAATTTTATTCGTACTTTTTTAACAATGGTCCAGCAACGATTGAGATTCCTGGCTTAGTTGTATTTCCTAAAGTTGATAGCGAACTTCTTGCTTCCATTAAAACTAAACAAATTGGCTATTATATTACGTTTTTTAATTCTCGTAATAAAGAAAGGTCACATAATATTGAACTTGCAACTCAAGCCATAAATAACCATGTTGTCTTTCCTGGTGAAACATTTTCTTTCAATTCAGTCGTTGGAAAAAGAACAAAAGATAAAGGTTATTTACCAGCACCAGTCATTGTTCGCGGCGAATTAACAGAAGGAATTGGTGGCGGAATATGCCAAGTTTCCTCGACACTATTTAATGCCGTAGATCGGGCAGGACTTTCCATTGGTGAGCGTTACTCACATAGCAAAAGAGTTCCTTATGTTCCTGAAGGTCGTGATGCTACAGTAAGCTGGTATGGTCCAGACTTTACGTTTCATAATAAACACAATCAACCTATTTTAATTCGTGCCAAAGCAATACATGGTAAAATGATTGTTACTGTATATTCCTCTGATGTTATTGATAATGCACCGAGAAAGGTTGAAAATGCACCCAAAAAGCTTCCTAAAGAAATAAAAGAAAAACAGCAGTTTCCGGACGCGCTCTTTCATCA